In Lagopus muta isolate bLagMut1 chromosome 6, bLagMut1 primary, whole genome shotgun sequence, one DNA window encodes the following:
- the GPR176 gene encoding G-protein coupled receptor 176 isoform X2: MLVMAHKNDGVFIVCSALKACNVMVLWSTCRTSVLKSVTNRFIKNLACSGICASLVCVPFDIVLSASPHCCWWIYTMLFCKIAKFLHKVFCSVTILSFPAIALDRYYSVLYPLERKITDAKSRDLVIYIWAHAIVASIPVFAVTNVSDIYAMSTCSEAWSYSLGHLIYVVIYNITTVIVPVAVVFLFMILIRRALSASQKKKVIIAALRTPQNTISIPYASQREAELHVMLLSMVVIFIFCSIPYVTLVIYRTILNVSDISVFLLLTAIWLPKVSLLANPLLFLTVNKSVRKCLVGMIVQLHQRYSRRNIVSSGGVADANLEPSARSGSQLLEMFHIGQQQIFKPTEDEENETKSVGSSDFQQKEIPVTSSKVGQTSIHRFIPQTVADSAAQVAPAVPAETDTGNDKYSMHFGFGPFELPPQWLSESRNSKKRLLPPLGNTPEELIQTKQPKCKAERKISRNNKVSIFPKVDS; the protein is encoded by the exons GTAACGTCATGGTGCTGTGGTCAACTTGCAGAACATCAGTACTTAAATCCGTAACAAACCGATTCATTAAGAATTTGGCCTGCTCGGGTATTTGTGCCAGCCTAGTCTGCGTGCCTTTTGACATTGTTCTTAGTGCCAGtccacactgctgctggtggaTCTACACGATGCTCTTCTGCAAAATTGCCAAGTTTCTGCACAAAGTCTTCTGCTCAGTGACCATCCTTAGTTTTCCAGCCATTGCTCTTGACAG ATACTACTCTGTTTTATACcctctggaaagaaaaataactgatgCAAAATCCCGAGACCTGGTTATCTACATCTGGGCCCATGCAATAGTGGCCAGCATTCCAGTATTTGCTGTGACCAATGTGTCTGATATTTATGCCATGTCCACCTGCTCTGAAGCCTGGAGTTACTCCCTTGGCCACTTGATCTACGTTGTCATCTATAACATCACCACTGTGATTGTACCGGTGGCTGTGGTATTTCTCTTCATGATTCTTATTCGCAGGGCACTGAGTGccagccagaagaaaaaagtcatcaTAGCTGCCTTAAGGACCCCTCAGAATACAATTTCAATCCCTTACGCCTCCCAGCGAGAAGCTGAGCTTCATGTCATGCTGCTTTCTATGGttgtgatatttattttctgcagcatcCCCTATGTGACTCTGGTGATTTACCGTACCATACTCAATGTTTCAgatatttcagtctttctgcttctcactgcCATTTGGTTGCCCAAGGTCTCTTTGTTAGCCAatcctttgttatttttaactgttaaCAAATCTGTACGAAAGTGCTTAGTGGGGATGATAGTACAGTTGCACCAAAGGTACAGCAGGAGAAACATTGTCAGCTCAGGTGGTGTTGCAGATGCTAATCTGGAGCCCAGTGCCCGTTCAGGGAGCCAGCTTCTGGAGATGTTTCATATTGGGCAGCAACAAATCTTCAAGCCAACAGAAGACGAGGAGAATGAAACCAAATCTGTTGGCTCTAGTGactttcagcagaaagaaattcCTGTCACCAGTTCAAAAGTAGGACAGACTTCGATTCACAGATTTATACCACAGACAGTTGCAGACTCTGCAGCTCAGGTGGcaccagctgtgcctgcagaaaCTGATACGGGAAATGACAAGTATTCCatgcattttggttttggaCCCTTTGAGCTGCCTCCTCAGTGGCTGTCAGAAAGTCGGAACAGTAAGAAGCGACTCCTGCCTCCTTTGGGGAATACCCCTGAAGAGCTAATCCAGACAAAGCAGCCAAAGtgtaaagcagaaagaaaaatcagcagaaataATAAAGTCAGTATCTTTCCCAAGGTG